A window of the Canis lupus baileyi chromosome 8, mCanLup2.hap1, whole genome shotgun sequence genome harbors these coding sequences:
- the PPL gene encoding periplakin isoform X1: MNSLFRKRNKGKYSPTVQTRSISNKELSELIEQLQKNADQVEKNIVDTEAKMQSDLARLQEGRQPEHRDVTLQKVSDSEKLLYVLEADAAIAKHMKHPQGDMIAEDIRQLKERVISLRGKHKQIYNLVVKEVDPQVNWAALVDEKLDKLSGQGFGTDLPLVDHQVEQHNIFHNEVKAIGPHLAKDGGKENSELQAKYQKLLAASQARQQHLSSLQDYMQRCTNELYWLDQQAKGRVQYDWSDRNLDYPSRRRQYENFINRNLEAKEERINKLHSEGDQLLAAEHPGRNSIEAHMEAVHADWKEYLNLLICEESHLKYMEDYHQFHRDMKDAQELLHKVDLDLNQKYGPDFKDKYQIELLLRELDDQEKALDKYEHVVRGLEKRGQQVVPLKYRRETPLKPIPVEALCDFEGDQGLISRGYSYTLQSNNGDSWDLTDSSGNKLTAPAVCFVIPPTDPEALALVDSLGSQYRSVRQKAARSKSALQQRHEVLKAENPGDPSDLQGRHLLAGLDKVARDLERQEKAVTGILRPPLEQGRAVQDSAERAKDLKNITNELRRIEPEKARSTAECEEFVQALPGSSSTSLLKTRVEDTNRKYERLVQLLDLAQEKVDMANRLEQSLQRGWEALATYENQLTQDDTVPESGHALDSKRQELEVLASKLQTQKSLLAEVEQNLQAAKQCSSSLASRFQEHCPDLERQEVEVHKLGQRSDNVRQQVELRAQSLQSARATYEDYRSGYDHMLQFLSHIPSYEPQETDSLSQMETKLKNQKNLLDEIARREEEVHQVCTHSQQYQQAVKDYELEAEKLRSLLDLENGRSSHVSKRARLQSPAAKVREEEAALVAKFTEVNAINRQRLQNLEFALSLLRQQPEVGASHETLQGSTPGSTVEETWKVQKELDEETERRQQLEKEVQSAQEEIRTLQHRSPQEAVIKKEVLKKVPDPVLEESFQQMQRTLVEEQHKNQLLQEELEALRLRLHTLEQETRDGGQEYVVKEVLRIEPDRAQADEVLKLREELEELRRQKGTREAEAALLQQRIAALAEEKNQAQEKVTKKEVVKLQNDPQLEAEYRRLQEDQQREGKLREEHEEEVSFLQDKLKRLEKERAMAEGKITVKEVLKLEKDVATEREVGDLKRQYEDEEAKARANQREKTELLRKIWALEEENARVLVQEKVREIVRPDPEAEREVANLRLELVEQERKYRGAEEQLKSYQSELEALRRRGPQVEVKEVTKEVIKYKTDPEMEKELQRLREEIVDKTRLIERCDVEIYQLKQEIQSLKDTKPQVQTKEVVQEILQFQEDPQTKEEVQSLRARLSEEQKKQVDLERERASQEEKIKQKEEELSHVKEKVVQQEVVRYEEEPGLRAEVNAFTESIDAELRQIDTLRGELRRLQRRRAELERQLEELERERQARREAELEVQRLKQRLAELEEEGEAREKVTLKQKVVLQQDPQQAREHALLKVQLEEERHRRQVLESELETLRKKLVNLEKMEVKEKVVFSESVQVEKGDTEQEIQKLKSSLEEESRSKRELDAEVSRLEAKLSELEFCNSKSSKELDFLREENHRLQLERQSLQLETRRLQSEIEMAATETRDLRNVTAVDSGTNLNSRLWSLERELDDLKRLSKDKDLEIDELQKRLGSVAVKREQRENHLRRSIVVIDPDTGRELSPEEAHRVGLIDWNMFVKLRSQECDWEEISVKGPSGESSVIHDRKSGRKFSIEEALQKGRLTPAQYDRYVNKDMSIQELAVLVSGQK; encoded by the exons CATCTCTAACAAGGAGTTGTCGGAGCTGATCGAGCAGCTGCAGAAGAATGCCGACCAGGTGGAGAAGAACATCGTGGACACGGAGGCCAAGATGCAGAGC GACCTGGCCCGGCTGCAGGAGGGCCGACAGCCCGAGCACCGGGACGTGACCCTGCAGAAGGTGTCGGACTCAGAGAAGCTGCTGTATGTGCTAGAGGCGGACGCAGCCATTGCCAAGCACATGAAGCATCCCCAAGGAGACATGATTGCCGAGGA CATCCGTCAGCTGAAGGAGCGCGTGATCAGCCTCCGGGGGAAACACAAGCAGATCTACAACCTGGTGGTGAAGGAGGTGGACCCGCAGGTCAACTGGGCAGCGCTGGTGGATGAGAAGCTG GACAAGCTGAGCGGCCAGGGCTTTGGGACGGACCTGCCACTGGTGGATCACCAGGTGGAGCAGCACAATATCTTCCACAACGAGGTCAAGGCCATCGGGCCGCACCTGGCCAAGGACGGCGGCAAG GAGAACAGCGAACTCCAGGCCAAGTACCAGAAACTGCTG gcgGCGTCGCAGGCCCGGCAGCAGCACCTGAGCTCGCTGCAGGATTACATGCAGCGCTGCACCAACGAGCTGTACTGGCTGGACCAGCAGGCCAAGGGCCGCGTGCAGTATGACTGGAGCGACCGCAACCTCGACTACCCCAGCCGCCGGCGCCAGTACGAG AATTTCATCAACCGGAACCTTGAGGCCAAAGAGGAGAGAATTAACAAGCTGCACAGTGAGGGTGACCAGCTGCTGGCCGCCGAGCACCCCGGGAGGAACTCCATTGAG GCGCACATGGAGGCCGTGCACGCAGATTGGAAGGAGTACCTGAACCTCCTCATCTGTGAGGAGAGTCACCTGAAGTACATGGAGGACTACCACCAG TTCCACAGAGATATGAAGGACGCTCAGGAGCTGTTGCACAAGGTGGACTTGGACCTGAACCAGAAATATGGCCCCGACTTCAAGGACAAGTACCAGATTGAGCTGCTGCTGCGGGAGCTGGAC GACCAGGAGAAGGCTCTGGACAAGTATGAGCACGTGGTGCGGGGCCTGGAGAAGCGAGGGCAGCAGGTTGTACCCCTCAAGTACCGCCGGGAGACGCCACTCAAGCCCATCCCTGTGGAGGCACTCTGTGACTTTGAGGGTGACCAG GGCCTGATCTCCCGGGGCTACAGCTACACCCTGCAGAGCAACAACGGGGACAGCTGGGACCTCACAGACAGCTCCGGGAACAAGCTGACTGCCCCTGCCGTCTGCTTCGTGATCCCCCCGACGGACCCCGAGGCCCTGGCTCTGGTGGACAG CTTGGGCAGCCAGTACCGGAGCGTGCGGCAGAAGGCAGCCAGGAGCAAGAGTGCGCTCCAGCAGCGGCATGAGGTGCTGAAGGCAGAGAACCCTGGAG ACCCCTCTGACCTTCAGGGGCGGCATCTGCTGGCTGGCTTGGACAAGGTGGCCAGAGACCTGGAGCGGCAGGAGAAGGCTGTCACGGGGATCCTCCGGCCACCGCTGGAGCAGGGCCGAGCTGTGCAGGACAGCGCGGAGCGGGCCAAGGACCTCAAG AACATCACCAACGAGCTGCGGCGGATCGAGCCTGAGAAAGCGCGCAGCACGGCTGAGTGCGAGGAATTTGTGCAGGCGCTCCCGGGCAGCAGCAGCACGTCTTTGCTGAAGACCCGGGTCGAAGACACTAACCGCAAATACGAGCGCCTGGTGCAGTTGCTGGACTTGGCCCAGGAGAA GGTGGATATGGCCAACCGCCTGGAGCAGAGCCTGCAGCGGGGCTGGGAAGCACTGGCCACGTACGAGAACCAGCTGACCCAGGACGACACGGTACCTGAGAGTGGCCATGCCCTGGACAGCAAGAGGCAGGAGCTGGAG GTCCTGGCCTCCAAGCTGCAGACGCAGAAGTCCCTCCTTGCTGAGGTGGAGCAGAACCTGCAGGCGGCCAAGCAGTGCTCCAGCTCACTGGCCAGCCGCTTCCAGGAGCACTGCCCCGACCTGGAGCGCCAGGAGGTGGAGGTGCACAAGCTGGGCCAGCGTTCTGACAATGTCCGTCAGCAGGTCGAGCTCAG GGCCCAGAGCCTGCAGAGCGCCAGGGCCACATATGAGGACTACCGCAGCGGCTACGACCACATGCTCCAGTTCTTGTCCCATATCCCCAGCTACGAACCCCAGGAGACAGACAGTCTcagccagatggagaccaagcTGAAGAACCAGAAG AACCTGCTGGATGAGATAGccagaagggaagaggaagtcCACCAAGTCTGCACCCACTCCCAGCAGTACCAGCAAGCTGTCAAG gACTATGAATTAGAAGCAGAGAAGCTAAGGTCCCTTCTTGATTTGGAGAATGGAAGGAGCAGTCACGTGAGCAAGAGAGCCAGGCTCCAGTCCCCTGCCGCCAAAGTGAGGGAAGAG GAAGCAGCTCTTGTTGCCAAGTTCACAGAAGTCAATGCCATCAACAGACAGAGGCTGCAGAATCTGGAGTTTGCTCTGAGTCTCCTGAGACAG CAGCCGGAGGTGGGAGCGAGCCATGAGACACTGCAAGGGAGCACACCAGGCTCCACAGTGGAGGAGACATGGAAGGTCCAGAAGGAACTGGATGAGGAGACTGAGCGCAGACAGCAGCTGGAGAAGGAGGTCCAGAGTGCCCAGGAGGAAATCCGGACTCTGCAACATCGGAGCCCCCAGGAAGCAGTGATAAAGAAGGAAGTGTTGAAGAAAGTACCAGACCCTGTGCTCGAGGAGAGCTTCCAGCAGATGCAACGGACACTGGTGGAGGAGCAGCATAAGAACCAGCTGCTACAGGAGGAGCTAGAGGCGCTTAGGCTGCGGCTGCACACCCTGGAGCAGGAGACCAGGGACGGGGGGCAGGAGTACGTGGTCAAGGAGGTGCTGCGCATCGAGCCAGACAGAGCCCAGGCAGATGAGGTCCTGAAGCTgagggaggagctggaggagctgaGGCGGCAGAAGGGCACCCGGGAAGCAGAGGCAGCCCTCCTGCAGCAGCGCATTGCAGCCCTGGCTGAGGAGAAGAACCAGGCACAGGAGAAGGTCACCAAGAAGGAGGTGGTGAAGCTGCAGAATGACCCCCAGCTGGAGGCAGAGTACCGGCGGCTGCAGGAGGACCAGCAGCGGGAGGGCAAGCTCAGGGAGGAGCACGAGGAGGAAGTGAGTTTCCTCCAGGACAAGCTCAAGAGGCTGGAGAAGGAGCGGGCCATGGCGGAGGGGAAGATCACAGTGAAGGAGGTGCTCAAGCTGGAAAAGGATGTGGCAACTGAGAGGGAGGTCGGCGACCTCAAACGCCAGTATGAggatgaggaagccaaggctcGTGCCAACCAGAGAGAGAAGACTGAGCTGCTCCGCAAGATCTGGGCCTTGGAGGAGGAGAATGCCCGAGTGCTGGTGCAGGAGAAAGTGCGGGAAATCGTCCGGCCGGACcctgaggcagagagggaagtggCCAATCTCCGCCTGGAGCTTGTGGAGCAGGAGCGCAAGTACCGGGGGGCCGAGGAGCAGCTGAAGAGCTACCAGAGTGAGCTGGAGGCACTCAGGAGGCGGGGCCCCCAGGTAGAGGTCAAAGAAGTGACTAAGGAAGTCATCAAGTACAAAACTGACCCTGAGATGGAGAAAGAGCTTcagaggctcagggaggagaTTGTGGACAAGACAAGACTCATTGAAAGGTGTGATGTAGAAATTTACCAGCTGAAGCAAGAGATCCAGTCCCTGAAAGACACCAAACCGCAGGTGCAGACCAAGGAGGTGGTCCAGGAGATTCTCCAGTTCCAGGAAGACCCCCAAACCAAAGAGGAAGTACAGTCTTTAAGGGCCAGGCTATCGGAGGAGCAGAAGAAACAAGTGGATCTGGAAAGGGAGAGGGCCTCCCAGGAGGAGAAGAtcaagcagaaggaggaggagctgtCCCACGTGAAGGAAAAGGTGGTCCAGCAGGAAGTGGTCAGGTACGAGGAGGAGCCTGGCCTGCGGGCTGAGGTGAACGCCTTCACTGAGAGCATAGATGCGGAGCTGCGGCAGATCGATACCCTCCGTGGGGAGCTGCGGCGGCTGCAGCGCAGGCGTGCGGAGCTAGAACGCCAGCTGGAGGAGCTGGAGCGTGAGAGGCAGGCGCGCAGGGAAGCCGAGCTGGAGGTGCAGCGCCTGAAGCAGCGGCTGgcagagctggaggaggagggggaggcccgGGAGAAGGTGACTCTCAAGCAGAAGGTCGTGCTGCAGCAGGACCCCCAGCAGGCCCGGGAACACGCTCTGCTCAAAGTCCAGCTGGAGGAAGAAAGGCACCGGCGGCAGGTGCTGGAGAGTGAGCTCGAGACCCTGAGAAAGAAGCTTGTCAACCTGGAGAAGATGGAGGTCAAGGAGAAGGTGGTCTTCTCTGAAAGTGTCCAGGTGGAGAAGGGCGACACTGAACAAGAGATTCAGAAGCTGAAGAGCAGCCTGGAGGAGGAGAGCCGGAGCAAGAGAGAACTGGATGCAGAAGTGAGTCGGCTGGAAGCCAAGCTGTCAGAGCTAGAGTTCTGTAACTCCAAGTCCTCCAAAGAGCTGGACTTCCTAAGGGAAGAAAACCACAGGCTACAGCTGGAGCGACAGAGCCTGCAGCTTGAGACCCGGAGGCTCCAGTCAGAAATTGAAATGGCAGCAACAGAAACACGAGACCTGAGAAATGTGACCGCGGTGGACTCTGGGACAAACCTGAACTCCAGACTGTGGTCCCTGGAGAGAGAATTGGATGACCTCAAGAGGCTCTCCAAAGACAAAGACCTGGAAATCGATGAGCTGCAGAAGCGCCTGGGCTCCGTGGCCGTcaagagggagcagagagagaaccacCTGCGGCGCTCCATTGTGGTCATCGACCCTGACACGGGCCGGGAGCTGTCCCCAGAGGAAGCCCATCGGGTCGGTCTCATCGACTGGAACATGTTTGTCAAACTCAGGAGCCAGGAGTGTGACTGGGAGGAAATATCGGTGAAGGGTCCTAGTGGGGAGTCCTCTGTGATCCACGACAGGAAGTCTGGCAGGAAGTTCTCCATTGAAGAGGCCCTGCAGAAAGGCAGGCTGACCCCGGCTCAGTACGACCGCTATGTCAACAAGGATATGTCCATCCAGGAGCTGGCCGTCCTGGTGTCTGGGCAAAAGTAA
- the PPL gene encoding periplakin isoform X2, giving the protein MNSLFRKRNKGKYSPTVQTRSISNKELSELIEQLQKNADQVEKNIVDTEAKMQSDLARLQEGRQPEHRDVTLQKVSDSEKLLYVLEADAAIAKHMKHPQGDMIAEDIRQLKERVISLRGKHKQIYNLVVKEVDPQVNWAALVDEKLDKLSGQGFGTDLPLVDHQVEQHNIFHNEVKAIGPHLAKDGGKENSELQAKYQKLLAASQARQQHLSSLQDYMQRCTNELYWLDQQAKGRVQYDWSDRNLDYPSRRRQYENFINRNLEAKEERINKLHSEGDQLLAAEHPGRNSIEAHMEAVHADWKEYLNLLICEESHLKYMEDYHQFHRDMKDAQELLHKVDLDLNQKYGPDFKDKYQIELLLRELDDQEKALDKYEHVVRGLEKRGQQVVPLKYRRETPLKPIPVEALCDFEGDQGLISRGYSYTLQSNNGDSWDLTDSSGNKLTAPAVCFVIPPTDPEALALVDSLGSQYRSVRQKAARSKSALQQRHEVLKAENPGDPSDLQGRHLLAGLDKVARDLERQEKAVTGILRPPLEQGRAVQDSAERAKDLKNITNELRRIEPEKARSTAECEEFVQALPGSSSTSLLKTRVEDTNRKYERLVQLLDLAQEKVDMANRLEQSLQRGWEALATYENQLTQDDTVPESGHALDSKRQELEVLASKLQTQKSLLAEVEQNLQAAKQCSSSLASRFQEHCPDLERQEVEVHKLGQRSDNVRQQVELRAQSLQSARATYEDYRSGYDHMLQFLSHIPSYEPQETDSLSQMETKLKNQKNLLDEIARREEEVHQVCTHSQQYQQAVKDYELEAEKLRSLLDLENGRSSHVSKRARLQSPAAKVREEEAALVAKFTEVNAINRQRLQNLEFALSLLRQPEVGASHETLQGSTPGSTVEETWKVQKELDEETERRQQLEKEVQSAQEEIRTLQHRSPQEAVIKKEVLKKVPDPVLEESFQQMQRTLVEEQHKNQLLQEELEALRLRLHTLEQETRDGGQEYVVKEVLRIEPDRAQADEVLKLREELEELRRQKGTREAEAALLQQRIAALAEEKNQAQEKVTKKEVVKLQNDPQLEAEYRRLQEDQQREGKLREEHEEEVSFLQDKLKRLEKERAMAEGKITVKEVLKLEKDVATEREVGDLKRQYEDEEAKARANQREKTELLRKIWALEEENARVLVQEKVREIVRPDPEAEREVANLRLELVEQERKYRGAEEQLKSYQSELEALRRRGPQVEVKEVTKEVIKYKTDPEMEKELQRLREEIVDKTRLIERCDVEIYQLKQEIQSLKDTKPQVQTKEVVQEILQFQEDPQTKEEVQSLRARLSEEQKKQVDLERERASQEEKIKQKEEELSHVKEKVVQQEVVRYEEEPGLRAEVNAFTESIDAELRQIDTLRGELRRLQRRRAELERQLEELERERQARREAELEVQRLKQRLAELEEEGEAREKVTLKQKVVLQQDPQQAREHALLKVQLEEERHRRQVLESELETLRKKLVNLEKMEVKEKVVFSESVQVEKGDTEQEIQKLKSSLEEESRSKRELDAEVSRLEAKLSELEFCNSKSSKELDFLREENHRLQLERQSLQLETRRLQSEIEMAATETRDLRNVTAVDSGTNLNSRLWSLERELDDLKRLSKDKDLEIDELQKRLGSVAVKREQRENHLRRSIVVIDPDTGRELSPEEAHRVGLIDWNMFVKLRSQECDWEEISVKGPSGESSVIHDRKSGRKFSIEEALQKGRLTPAQYDRYVNKDMSIQELAVLVSGQK; this is encoded by the exons CATCTCTAACAAGGAGTTGTCGGAGCTGATCGAGCAGCTGCAGAAGAATGCCGACCAGGTGGAGAAGAACATCGTGGACACGGAGGCCAAGATGCAGAGC GACCTGGCCCGGCTGCAGGAGGGCCGACAGCCCGAGCACCGGGACGTGACCCTGCAGAAGGTGTCGGACTCAGAGAAGCTGCTGTATGTGCTAGAGGCGGACGCAGCCATTGCCAAGCACATGAAGCATCCCCAAGGAGACATGATTGCCGAGGA CATCCGTCAGCTGAAGGAGCGCGTGATCAGCCTCCGGGGGAAACACAAGCAGATCTACAACCTGGTGGTGAAGGAGGTGGACCCGCAGGTCAACTGGGCAGCGCTGGTGGATGAGAAGCTG GACAAGCTGAGCGGCCAGGGCTTTGGGACGGACCTGCCACTGGTGGATCACCAGGTGGAGCAGCACAATATCTTCCACAACGAGGTCAAGGCCATCGGGCCGCACCTGGCCAAGGACGGCGGCAAG GAGAACAGCGAACTCCAGGCCAAGTACCAGAAACTGCTG gcgGCGTCGCAGGCCCGGCAGCAGCACCTGAGCTCGCTGCAGGATTACATGCAGCGCTGCACCAACGAGCTGTACTGGCTGGACCAGCAGGCCAAGGGCCGCGTGCAGTATGACTGGAGCGACCGCAACCTCGACTACCCCAGCCGCCGGCGCCAGTACGAG AATTTCATCAACCGGAACCTTGAGGCCAAAGAGGAGAGAATTAACAAGCTGCACAGTGAGGGTGACCAGCTGCTGGCCGCCGAGCACCCCGGGAGGAACTCCATTGAG GCGCACATGGAGGCCGTGCACGCAGATTGGAAGGAGTACCTGAACCTCCTCATCTGTGAGGAGAGTCACCTGAAGTACATGGAGGACTACCACCAG TTCCACAGAGATATGAAGGACGCTCAGGAGCTGTTGCACAAGGTGGACTTGGACCTGAACCAGAAATATGGCCCCGACTTCAAGGACAAGTACCAGATTGAGCTGCTGCTGCGGGAGCTGGAC GACCAGGAGAAGGCTCTGGACAAGTATGAGCACGTGGTGCGGGGCCTGGAGAAGCGAGGGCAGCAGGTTGTACCCCTCAAGTACCGCCGGGAGACGCCACTCAAGCCCATCCCTGTGGAGGCACTCTGTGACTTTGAGGGTGACCAG GGCCTGATCTCCCGGGGCTACAGCTACACCCTGCAGAGCAACAACGGGGACAGCTGGGACCTCACAGACAGCTCCGGGAACAAGCTGACTGCCCCTGCCGTCTGCTTCGTGATCCCCCCGACGGACCCCGAGGCCCTGGCTCTGGTGGACAG CTTGGGCAGCCAGTACCGGAGCGTGCGGCAGAAGGCAGCCAGGAGCAAGAGTGCGCTCCAGCAGCGGCATGAGGTGCTGAAGGCAGAGAACCCTGGAG ACCCCTCTGACCTTCAGGGGCGGCATCTGCTGGCTGGCTTGGACAAGGTGGCCAGAGACCTGGAGCGGCAGGAGAAGGCTGTCACGGGGATCCTCCGGCCACCGCTGGAGCAGGGCCGAGCTGTGCAGGACAGCGCGGAGCGGGCCAAGGACCTCAAG AACATCACCAACGAGCTGCGGCGGATCGAGCCTGAGAAAGCGCGCAGCACGGCTGAGTGCGAGGAATTTGTGCAGGCGCTCCCGGGCAGCAGCAGCACGTCTTTGCTGAAGACCCGGGTCGAAGACACTAACCGCAAATACGAGCGCCTGGTGCAGTTGCTGGACTTGGCCCAGGAGAA GGTGGATATGGCCAACCGCCTGGAGCAGAGCCTGCAGCGGGGCTGGGAAGCACTGGCCACGTACGAGAACCAGCTGACCCAGGACGACACGGTACCTGAGAGTGGCCATGCCCTGGACAGCAAGAGGCAGGAGCTGGAG GTCCTGGCCTCCAAGCTGCAGACGCAGAAGTCCCTCCTTGCTGAGGTGGAGCAGAACCTGCAGGCGGCCAAGCAGTGCTCCAGCTCACTGGCCAGCCGCTTCCAGGAGCACTGCCCCGACCTGGAGCGCCAGGAGGTGGAGGTGCACAAGCTGGGCCAGCGTTCTGACAATGTCCGTCAGCAGGTCGAGCTCAG GGCCCAGAGCCTGCAGAGCGCCAGGGCCACATATGAGGACTACCGCAGCGGCTACGACCACATGCTCCAGTTCTTGTCCCATATCCCCAGCTACGAACCCCAGGAGACAGACAGTCTcagccagatggagaccaagcTGAAGAACCAGAAG AACCTGCTGGATGAGATAGccagaagggaagaggaagtcCACCAAGTCTGCACCCACTCCCAGCAGTACCAGCAAGCTGTCAAG gACTATGAATTAGAAGCAGAGAAGCTAAGGTCCCTTCTTGATTTGGAGAATGGAAGGAGCAGTCACGTGAGCAAGAGAGCCAGGCTCCAGTCCCCTGCCGCCAAAGTGAGGGAAGAG GAAGCAGCTCTTGTTGCCAAGTTCACAGAAGTCAATGCCATCAACAGACAGAGGCTGCAGAATCTGGAGTTTGCTCTGAGTCTCCTGAGACAG CCGGAGGTGGGAGCGAGCCATGAGACACTGCAAGGGAGCACACCAGGCTCCACAGTGGAGGAGACATGGAAGGTCCAGAAGGAACTGGATGAGGAGACTGAGCGCAGACAGCAGCTGGAGAAGGAGGTCCAGAGTGCCCAGGAGGAAATCCGGACTCTGCAACATCGGAGCCCCCAGGAAGCAGTGATAAAGAAGGAAGTGTTGAAGAAAGTACCAGACCCTGTGCTCGAGGAGAGCTTCCAGCAGATGCAACGGACACTGGTGGAGGAGCAGCATAAGAACCAGCTGCTACAGGAGGAGCTAGAGGCGCTTAGGCTGCGGCTGCACACCCTGGAGCAGGAGACCAGGGACGGGGGGCAGGAGTACGTGGTCAAGGAGGTGCTGCGCATCGAGCCAGACAGAGCCCAGGCAGATGAGGTCCTGAAGCTgagggaggagctggaggagctgaGGCGGCAGAAGGGCACCCGGGAAGCAGAGGCAGCCCTCCTGCAGCAGCGCATTGCAGCCCTGGCTGAGGAGAAGAACCAGGCACAGGAGAAGGTCACCAAGAAGGAGGTGGTGAAGCTGCAGAATGACCCCCAGCTGGAGGCAGAGTACCGGCGGCTGCAGGAGGACCAGCAGCGGGAGGGCAAGCTCAGGGAGGAGCACGAGGAGGAAGTGAGTTTCCTCCAGGACAAGCTCAAGAGGCTGGAGAAGGAGCGGGCCATGGCGGAGGGGAAGATCACAGTGAAGGAGGTGCTCAAGCTGGAAAAGGATGTGGCAACTGAGAGGGAGGTCGGCGACCTCAAACGCCAGTATGAggatgaggaagccaaggctcGTGCCAACCAGAGAGAGAAGACTGAGCTGCTCCGCAAGATCTGGGCCTTGGAGGAGGAGAATGCCCGAGTGCTGGTGCAGGAGAAAGTGCGGGAAATCGTCCGGCCGGACcctgaggcagagagggaagtggCCAATCTCCGCCTGGAGCTTGTGGAGCAGGAGCGCAAGTACCGGGGGGCCGAGGAGCAGCTGAAGAGCTACCAGAGTGAGCTGGAGGCACTCAGGAGGCGGGGCCCCCAGGTAGAGGTCAAAGAAGTGACTAAGGAAGTCATCAAGTACAAAACTGACCCTGAGATGGAGAAAGAGCTTcagaggctcagggaggagaTTGTGGACAAGACAAGACTCATTGAAAGGTGTGATGTAGAAATTTACCAGCTGAAGCAAGAGATCCAGTCCCTGAAAGACACCAAACCGCAGGTGCAGACCAAGGAGGTGGTCCAGGAGATTCTCCAGTTCCAGGAAGACCCCCAAACCAAAGAGGAAGTACAGTCTTTAAGGGCCAGGCTATCGGAGGAGCAGAAGAAACAAGTGGATCTGGAAAGGGAGAGGGCCTCCCAGGAGGAGAAGAtcaagcagaaggaggaggagctgtCCCACGTGAAGGAAAAGGTGGTCCAGCAGGAAGTGGTCAGGTACGAGGAGGAGCCTGGCCTGCGGGCTGAGGTGAACGCCTTCACTGAGAGCATAGATGCGGAGCTGCGGCAGATCGATACCCTCCGTGGGGAGCTGCGGCGGCTGCAGCGCAGGCGTGCGGAGCTAGAACGCCAGCTGGAGGAGCTGGAGCGTGAGAGGCAGGCGCGCAGGGAAGCCGAGCTGGAGGTGCAGCGCCTGAAGCAGCGGCTGgcagagctggaggaggagggggaggcccgGGAGAAGGTGACTCTCAAGCAGAAGGTCGTGCTGCAGCAGGACCCCCAGCAGGCCCGGGAACACGCTCTGCTCAAAGTCCAGCTGGAGGAAGAAAGGCACCGGCGGCAGGTGCTGGAGAGTGAGCTCGAGACCCTGAGAAAGAAGCTTGTCAACCTGGAGAAGATGGAGGTCAAGGAGAAGGTGGTCTTCTCTGAAAGTGTCCAGGTGGAGAAGGGCGACACTGAACAAGAGATTCAGAAGCTGAAGAGCAGCCTGGAGGAGGAGAGCCGGAGCAAGAGAGAACTGGATGCAGAAGTGAGTCGGCTGGAAGCCAAGCTGTCAGAGCTAGAGTTCTGTAACTCCAAGTCCTCCAAAGAGCTGGACTTCCTAAGGGAAGAAAACCACAGGCTACAGCTGGAGCGACAGAGCCTGCAGCTTGAGACCCGGAGGCTCCAGTCAGAAATTGAAATGGCAGCAACAGAAACACGAGACCTGAGAAATGTGACCGCGGTGGACTCTGGGACAAACCTGAACTCCAGACTGTGGTCCCTGGAGAGAGAATTGGATGACCTCAAGAGGCTCTCCAAAGACAAAGACCTGGAAATCGATGAGCTGCAGAAGCGCCTGGGCTCCGTGGCCGTcaagagggagcagagagagaaccacCTGCGGCGCTCCATTGTGGTCATCGACCCTGACACGGGCCGGGAGCTGTCCCCAGAGGAAGCCCATCGGGTCGGTCTCATCGACTGGAACATGTTTGTCAAACTCAGGAGCCAGGAGTGTGACTGGGAGGAAATATCGGTGAAGGGTCCTAGTGGGGAGTCCTCTGTGATCCACGACAGGAAGTCTGGCAGGAAGTTCTCCATTGAAGAGGCCCTGCAGAAAGGCAGGCTGACCCCGGCTCAGTACGACCGCTATGTCAACAAGGATATGTCCATCCAGGAGCTGGCCGTCCTGGTGTCTGGGCAAAAGTAA